In the genome of Gadus morhua chromosome 12, gadMor3.0, whole genome shotgun sequence, one region contains:
- the dynlt2b gene encoding dynein light chain Tctex-type protein 2B, with product MEGQDTGGNTYHLRPNYQHKFKPVIVKACIREILREQLSGVQYEPEEVPALSRALAESIKNKLKDAGFERYKFVVQVVIGEQRGEGVKMASRCFWDADTDSYAEDLFMNESLFCVAAAFGCYHY from the exons ATGGAAGGACAAGACACAGGCGGAAATACGTACCATTTGCGACCTAATTATCAACACAA ATTTAAGCCAGTCATTGTGAAGGCGTGTATTCGTGAGATCTTGCGGGAGCAGTTGTCCGGAGTGCAGTATGAGCCCGAGGAGGTGCCTGCCCTGTCTCGCGCTCTGGCGGAGAGCATCAAGAACAAACTAAAAG ATGCTGGGTTTGAACGATATAAGTTTGTGGTGCAGGTTGTGATTGGGGAACAGCGAGGAGAGGGAGTGAA AATGGCTTCGAGGTGCTTCTGGGATGCAGACACGGATAGTTATGCAGAGGATTTGTTCATGAAT GAGAGTCTGTTCTGTGTGGCGGCGGCTTTTGGATGTTATCATTACTGA
- the ndufa7 gene encoding NADH dehydrogenase [ubiquinone] 1 alpha subcomplex subunit 7 — MATATKIVQKLRNLLSGHDLQAKLQLRYGEIAKRTQPPAKLPVGPSHQFAGNYYHTRDGRRESVPATVIMSAQKALTAGSQVPDVPAKRAVTPGNVPRELTLSKDEPYL, encoded by the exons ATGGCCACTGCCACGAAAATTGTCCAGAAGTTGCGGAATTTATTATCAGGG CATGACCTGCAAGCTAAACTCCAGCTGCGTTATGGCGAAATAGCAAAGAG GACCCAGCCTCCCGCCAAGCTCCCAGTCGGCCCCAGCCACCAGTTTGCGGGCAACTACTACCACACCAGGGATGGACGCAGGGAATCGGTTCCTGCCACAGTAATCATGTCGGCACAGAAGGCCCTCACTGCTGGGAG CCAAGTTCCTGACGTTCCTGCAAAGCGGGCCGTCACCCCTGGCAACGTCCCGAGGGAGCTGACGCTGTCCAAAGATGAGCCCTACCTCTAA